The following coding sequences are from one Thermofilaceae archaeon window:
- a CDS encoding sugar phosphate isomerase/epimerase family protein: MQLGVSTYSYWHFRGPKLPLTEYLKAAHEDGFHGVEVLVNHVESRARSYLKEIRRRAFELGLEIYAVALHNNFVKPDPSERQRQVSYVLEWLEVAHELGATIVRINSGRWGTISSFDELMKARGVEPPIEGYTEDDAIGWVVDCIYQCLDKAQDLGIILGLENHWGLTTRAETMLKIVKRISSRWFGVIMDTGNFIYDTYRELEMIAPYTVMVHAKTYFGGGVWYTLDLDYSRIFGILKEVGFTGWVSLEYEGREEARTGVRKSRELLLKFLK; the protein is encoded by the coding sequence ATGCAACTGGGCGTCTCGACCTATTCGTACTGGCATTTCCGCGGGCCAAAGCTGCCGCTTACAGAGTACCTGAAAGCCGCTCACGAGGACGGCTTTCACGGAGTTGAGGTGCTCGTAAACCACGTGGAATCGAGGGCGCGCAGCTACTTAAAGGAGATCCGGCGTCGCGCCTTCGAATTAGGCCTAGAAATCTATGCGGTAGCCTTGCACAACAACTTCGTCAAGCCCGACCCCAGCGAGCGGCAGAGGCAGGTTTCCTACGTACTGGAGTGGCTTGAAGTCGCGCACGAGCTTGGGGCCACTATTGTTAGGATCAACTCAGGGCGTTGGGGGACGATAAGCAGCTTTGACGAGCTAATGAAGGCAAGAGGGGTTGAACCCCCGATCGAAGGCTACACGGAGGACGATGCTATCGGTTGGGTGGTAGATTGCATCTATCAGTGCCTTGACAAGGCACAGGACCTTGGCATCATCCTCGGGCTCGAAAACCACTGGGGTTTAACCACGAGAGCTGAAACAATGCTGAAGATCGTTAAGAGAATCTCTTCGAGGTGGTTTGGAGTCATAATGGACACGGGCAACTTCATCTACGACACTTACAGGGAGCTCGAAATGATAGCCCCTTACACGGTCATGGTTCACGCGAAAACCTACTTCGGGGGCGGAGTGTGGTACACACTCGACCTTGATTACTCGAGGATCTTCGGAATCCTGAAGGAGGTCGGCTTCACTGGCTGGGTCTCCCTGGAGTACGAGGGTCGGGAAGAGGCGCGAACGGGGGTGCGGAAGAGCAGGGAACTTCTACTCAAGTTTTTGAAGTAG
- a CDS encoding branched-chain amino acid ABC transporter permease, protein MEILSFLVSFGTLYSIYLILASSMELEYGELGLPSFAKAAFLALGAFAVGALSVRVGALMLGLALEGEFKLTSYFYATLITRRIASHPLLGLVIFALPFAVAVPLAALLGAAVTYPALRLREDYLAITLIAFSEIVRVLARNYEPLVGGTFGAGVVNPFAWLGSPWRELVLFLVSLAMGFGIWFLTFKISTSPMGRILRAIRDDEIAAKAYGLDVAKVRAWVLAIGSAMAAVAGVLYAFYMGAVNPDDFTVSRTFIVVLMVVMGGRGNPYSPLVGAGIYLLVDRAMIFVKHLLPIPFDVNYASYVILGALLIVLLIKRPGGLVPERPLLTVKKEVVSISESGDET, encoded by the coding sequence GTGGAGATCCTAAGCTTCCTCGTCAGCTTCGGGACTCTCTACTCGATCTACCTAATCTTGGCGTCCTCAATGGAGCTGGAGTACGGCGAGCTGGGCTTACCCTCCTTCGCCAAGGCGGCTTTCCTAGCACTCGGCGCCTTCGCCGTTGGGGCGCTTTCTGTCAGGGTTGGCGCGCTGATGCTGGGGCTAGCGCTAGAGGGCGAGTTTAAACTAACGAGCTATTTCTATGCCACGCTGATCACTAGGCGGATAGCTTCGCACCCATTGCTCGGTCTTGTGATATTCGCGCTGCCATTCGCCGTAGCGGTTCCGCTAGCCGCGCTGCTGGGTGCAGCTGTCACTTACCCGGCTTTGAGGCTGAGGGAAGACTACTTGGCGATAACGCTCATAGCGTTCAGCGAGATCGTTAGAGTCCTAGCCCGCAATTACGAACCTCTAGTCGGGGGGACCTTCGGCGCCGGTGTCGTTAACCCATTCGCGTGGCTAGGGAGCCCCTGGAGGGAGCTTGTCCTCTTCCTCGTATCTCTGGCGATGGGGTTCGGCATCTGGTTCCTCACGTTCAAAATCTCAACCTCCCCTATGGGCAGGATACTGCGGGCTATACGCGACGATGAGATAGCGGCTAAAGCCTACGGGTTGGATGTCGCCAAGGTGAGAGCTTGGGTGCTCGCCATAGGATCCGCGATGGCTGCCGTAGCCGGGGTTCTATACGCGTTCTACATGGGTGCTGTGAACCCAGACGACTTCACGGTTTCGAGGACTTTCATCGTCGTGCTTATGGTGGTTATGGGTGGGCGCGGCAACCCCTACAGTCCCCTCGTGGGCGCCGGGATTTACCTCCTGGTAGACCGAGCGATGATCTTCGTTAAGCACCTGCTGCCGATCCCCTTCGACGTGAACTACGCGTCCTACGTGATTCTGGGGGCTCTACTGATCGTTCTCCTGATAAAGAGGCCTGGCGGTCTCGTACCCGAGCGCCCCCTTCTAACTGTGAAAAAAGAAGTGGTGAGTATCAGCGAGAGTGGGGACGAGACCTAG
- a CDS encoding branched-chain amino acid ABC transporter permease, producing MLDVIIGAMVYSNFLALLSIGLCLTILTSRVSNFAHGDLAMVGVYTAYTLSVTLGLSPYLCLPAAFAVGGFVALLSFALVFEPLRRAGAGTVTLMVASLALDMVIRYSLHIYADLLQRTFNVYGRDFMFNDARLSVGGVNIPGVLIGSSLTTLVLLVALCLLLYRTKLGVAMRAAIENQQLAMVLGINVRRVFAIGWFISGALAATAGVFLPFRLLVNPDTGWSMLLSMFASVIVGGVGSLLGSVLGAYLIGFSELLFSYLLASLGISTAYRPLVVFAAIVATLMLSPKGLSILWSNGVKGWWRS from the coding sequence ATGCTAGATGTGATCATCGGTGCGATGGTGTACAGCAATTTCCTAGCGTTGCTATCAATCGGACTATGCCTAACGATTCTGACTAGCCGGGTTTCCAACTTCGCCCATGGGGACTTGGCGATGGTGGGCGTGTACACCGCGTACACGCTGAGCGTCACGCTGGGGTTATCCCCCTACCTCTGCCTACCCGCGGCGTTCGCGGTGGGGGGCTTCGTTGCCCTGTTAAGCTTCGCCCTGGTCTTTGAACCCCTTAGAAGGGCTGGAGCGGGTACCGTGACGCTGATGGTTGCTTCTCTAGCCCTCGACATGGTTATCCGCTACTCCCTCCACATCTACGCTGATCTCTTGCAGCGGACTTTCAACGTGTACGGCAGAGACTTCATGTTTAATGACGCGAGGCTCTCGGTAGGTGGAGTGAACATCCCGGGCGTGCTTATCGGATCATCTTTGACCACACTAGTGCTTCTCGTGGCACTGTGCCTCCTCCTCTACAGGACGAAGTTGGGCGTCGCAATGAGAGCGGCTATCGAAAACCAGCAGCTAGCCATGGTGCTGGGCATTAACGTGAGAAGGGTTTTCGCGATCGGTTGGTTTATCTCCGGGGCTTTAGCAGCCACGGCAGGCGTCTTCCTGCCGTTTCGTCTCCTCGTGAACCCCGATACGGGGTGGTCGATGCTGCTCTCGATGTTCGCATCCGTCATAGTCGGAGGAGTGGGTAGTCTCCTGGGTAGCGTTTTAGGAGCGTACCTGATAGGCTTCTCCGAGCTGCTCTTTTCTTACCTCCTAGCGTCATTGGGTATAAGCACCGCTTACAGGCCCCTCGTAGTCTTTGCCGCCATCGTTGCTACTCTGATGCTCTCACCGAAGGGGTTGTCGATACTCTGGAGTAATGGGGTGAAAGGCTGGTGGAGATCCTAA
- a CDS encoding ABC transporter ATP-binding protein — MYPLEVRELHAGYGKIRVLSDVSVNVKERELLAVVGPNGSGKSTLLKAIFGLCTIFSGTITFRGVDITRIPPHQRSLMGLAYLPQVGNVFENLTVKENIMLALYDKSQNLDGKLNEVLDLLPELKTLLNRKVKTLSGGERQMVALAMCLLRDPMLIMFDEPTAALAPRLARQVITRISNLRDELGVSVLLVEQNALAALEVCDRALLMVSGTVKFLGSPGELLEDRELVKTYLGLERVSRC, encoded by the coding sequence TTGTACCCGCTGGAGGTTCGCGAGCTGCACGCCGGATATGGCAAGATCAGGGTTCTGTCTGATGTCTCAGTGAACGTGAAGGAGCGTGAACTGCTAGCTGTGGTAGGCCCGAATGGCAGCGGTAAGAGTACGCTACTCAAAGCAATCTTCGGTTTGTGTACCATCTTTTCAGGGACGATAACCTTTAGAGGCGTTGATATCACCCGCATCCCTCCTCACCAAAGATCACTAATGGGTTTAGCGTACTTACCTCAGGTTGGTAATGTATTCGAAAATTTAACAGTAAAGGAAAATATAATGCTAGCTTTATATGATAAAAGTCAAAATTTAGATGGAAAACTTAATGAAGTTTTAGATTTACTGCCAGAATTGAAAACCCTTTTAAACAGAAAAGTAAAAACATTGAGCGGTGGGGAAAGGCAGATGGTTGCTCTTGCAATGTGCCTGTTACGAGATCCCATGTTGATCATGTTTGATGAGCCGACTGCCGCGCTAGCGCCTAGACTGGCTAGGCAGGTGATCACGCGGATCTCAAACCTGAGGGATGAGCTTGGGGTATCCGTTCTGCTCGTGGAGCAGAATGCGCTCGCTGCGCTCGAGGTCTGCGACAGGGCTCTCCTGATGGTCTCGGGCACAGTAAAGTTCCTGGGAAGCCCCGGCGAGCTGCTTGAAGATAGGGAGCTCGTGAAAACGTACCTAGGTTTGGAGAGGGTGTCTAGATGCTAG
- a CDS encoding ABC transporter ATP-binding protein, with amino-acid sequence MTLTVDRETLTLLIGPNGSGKTTFIQVAGGLLEPDDGRILFEGRDVTRLPPHKRFELGIVTTFQIPRLFPSLSVLENILIASHRGVDGFFKLAFGRNERGLVDKAFEVLKLLSLERAWDKPASSLSGGQMKLLELARALMGEPKLLLLDEPLAGVNPTLAIDIMGRIAELRRRLGLTVLMVEHRLDLALKHADFVYVMHNGRVIAEGGPEEVLEHAEVRKAYLGE; translated from the coding sequence GTGACGCTAACCGTCGATAGAGAGACGTTAACTCTGCTCATAGGTCCTAATGGCAGTGGCAAGACCACGTTCATCCAGGTTGCTGGCGGGCTTCTTGAGCCTGATGATGGAAGAATCCTCTTCGAAGGTAGGGATGTGACACGCCTACCCCCTCACAAGCGTTTTGAGCTGGGCATCGTAACAACCTTTCAGATACCACGCCTTTTCCCTTCCCTGAGCGTTCTGGAGAACATCCTGATAGCATCGCACAGGGGTGTAGACGGTTTCTTCAAGCTTGCATTCGGACGCAACGAGCGGGGACTCGTAGATAAGGCGTTTGAGGTCCTCAAGCTCTTATCGCTTGAGCGGGCCTGGGACAAGCCAGCTTCCTCCCTGAGCGGTGGGCAGATGAAGCTTCTTGAGCTGGCTAGAGCTCTAATGGGTGAACCCAAGCTGCTACTGCTGGACGAGCCTCTTGCAGGCGTGAACCCCACGCTAGCCATAGATATTATGGGCCGTATTGCAGAGCTTCGAAGGAGGCTTGGTCTTACGGTGTTGATGGTTGAGCACAGGCTCGACTTGGCATTGAAGCACGCGGATTTCGTTTATGTCATGCACAACGGACGTGTGATCGCAGAGGGGGGACCGGAGGAAGTGCTCGAGCACGCTGAAGTGAGGAAGGCTTACCTGGGTGAGTAA
- a CDS encoding ABC transporter substrate-binding protein has protein sequence MTESSRTLWKKGRIIYVVVLIATLAAGFAAGYFSRSLAAGGGQGVTTIKIGALLPLSGDLASFGARNRNAIQLAIEDVNRFAEGVGSRFRFQVLFEDTGTDPEAARSRMEALAAQGVKAFIGPMSSREVSQVKPFADANKLLVVSQSSTAVALAIPGDYVFRVVPPDSYQGKALAKYIYTRGFKNAIVIYRNDAWGKGLFESFKSNFEALGGKVEEVAYDVGAKEFSAEVSRAATLAQQLGPGTAVLLVSFEEGIQIIKLAAGNPVLSQLKWFGTDGLARSSKLASEAGPEAFMLGGLPSTVYVPSTNPVQEAFKARFRQLYGEDPDSYSMNSYDAVWLIALSIMLTGDYDGEKLAQVLPMVATRYYGVTGTISFDENGDRKAGDYGIFQLVKEGNDYVWRLVAVYSIDTDAVKPAGS, from the coding sequence GTGACAGAAAGTAGCAGGACGCTATGGAAGAAAGGTAGGATTATCTACGTTGTTGTACTCATTGCAACATTGGCGGCAGGCTTTGCGGCAGGTTACTTCTCCCGTTCTCTAGCTGCAGGCGGTGGACAGGGAGTAACGACGATTAAGATAGGGGCGCTACTACCCCTTAGCGGGGATCTAGCCTCTTTTGGAGCGCGTAACCGCAACGCCATCCAGCTAGCCATCGAGGACGTGAATCGTTTCGCCGAGGGGGTGGGTAGTAGGTTCCGTTTTCAAGTTCTATTCGAGGATACCGGTACTGATCCTGAGGCTGCAAGATCCAGAATGGAGGCTCTCGCGGCCCAGGGTGTTAAAGCTTTCATTGGCCCGATGTCGAGCAGGGAAGTGAGCCAGGTTAAGCCGTTTGCGGATGCTAACAAGCTTCTGGTTGTTAGTCAATCGTCAACGGCTGTGGCTCTCGCCATACCGGGAGATTACGTCTTTAGGGTAGTTCCGCCCGACAGCTACCAGGGCAAGGCTTTGGCGAAGTACATCTATACCAGAGGTTTCAAAAACGCGATTGTCATTTACAGGAATGATGCTTGGGGGAAAGGGTTGTTCGAGAGCTTTAAATCCAACTTCGAGGCATTGGGAGGTAAAGTCGAGGAAGTAGCTTACGATGTGGGCGCAAAGGAGTTTTCAGCCGAAGTATCCCGTGCAGCCACCCTTGCTCAGCAACTGGGTCCAGGTACTGCGGTGCTTCTAGTATCATTCGAAGAAGGTATCCAGATAATCAAGCTGGCAGCAGGTAACCCCGTCCTTTCGCAGCTTAAATGGTTTGGAACCGATGGTCTCGCCCGTAGCAGTAAGCTGGCTTCCGAGGCAGGGCCCGAGGCGTTCATGCTAGGAGGCCTACCATCCACGGTGTACGTTCCCTCGACCAATCCGGTTCAAGAGGCTTTCAAGGCAAGGTTCCGCCAGCTCTACGGCGAGGATCCCGACAGCTACTCCATGAACTCCTATGATGCGGTGTGGCTGATCGCCCTTTCCATCATGTTAACGGGAGACTACGATGGGGAGAAGTTGGCACAAGTTCTACCGATGGTTGCAACCCGGTACTATGGTGTTACTGGAACGATCAGCTTTGACGAAAACGGTGATAGGAAGGCGGGTGACTACGGCATCTTCCAGCTAGTAAAGGAGGGTAACGATTACGTCTGGCGTCTCGTAGCTGTATACAGCATCGATACTGATGCTGTGAAGCCTGCCGGAAGTTAG
- a CDS encoding Gfo/Idh/MocA family oxidoreductase encodes MEKIGVALVGAGFAAKFHVRGWVGVRGADITAVYSRTEARARELAALAEQLGVGKPKVYTDIYEMLGDKNVNAVWILTPNYARLDVVKAVAEEARQGKGNLVGVACEKPLARNVQEAREMVKLVEKAGLLHGYLENQVFMPSVTRGKEVVWRFGAKYSGRPYLARAAEEHGGPHAPWFWKPTQSGGGVLLDMMCHSLEAARYMLWDPERGKDSIKPRKVWGDIASLKWTRKGYVERLKQSYGVDYSVEPAEDYATAVVVYEDEEGNVALTETHTSWSFIGAGLRLTFEVLGPEYSLWINTLQPELFTFFSRHVKIPPSEEFVEKQNADQGLMPVIPDEAVTYGYQAEDRYMVECFLRGVQPIENWYDGLLIMQLMMLAYLSAEKGQKLSFDPSLVENYIPPVQRGVWNPRSPLL; translated from the coding sequence GTGGAAAAGATCGGTGTCGCTTTGGTTGGTGCTGGGTTTGCAGCTAAGTTTCACGTGAGAGGCTGGGTGGGCGTAAGGGGGGCAGATATAACGGCGGTTTACAGCAGGACTGAAGCTCGAGCTAGAGAGTTGGCCGCCTTGGCTGAACAGCTTGGCGTGGGGAAACCAAAAGTCTACACGGATATTTATGAGATGCTCGGCGATAAGAACGTCAACGCGGTCTGGATCCTTACACCCAACTACGCGAGGCTTGATGTTGTAAAGGCTGTGGCTGAGGAGGCGAGGCAGGGTAAGGGCAACCTCGTAGGTGTAGCTTGCGAGAAACCTCTCGCGCGTAACGTCCAAGAGGCGCGGGAAATGGTCAAGCTGGTTGAGAAAGCCGGGCTCCTACACGGCTACCTGGAGAACCAAGTTTTCATGCCCTCAGTCACGAGGGGGAAGGAGGTTGTCTGGAGGTTTGGTGCCAAGTACAGTGGTAGACCCTACCTGGCTAGAGCAGCGGAGGAGCACGGGGGACCCCACGCTCCATGGTTCTGGAAGCCCACTCAGTCGGGTGGGGGAGTGCTCCTCGACATGATGTGCCACAGCCTTGAAGCGGCAAGGTACATGCTCTGGGACCCCGAGCGGGGGAAGGATAGTATCAAGCCGAGGAAGGTTTGGGGCGATATTGCCTCGCTTAAGTGGACTAGGAAAGGCTACGTTGAGAGGCTGAAGCAGAGCTACGGTGTTGACTACTCCGTTGAACCTGCTGAAGACTACGCGACAGCCGTCGTCGTGTACGAGGATGAGGAGGGGAATGTGGCTTTAACCGAGACGCATACCTCCTGGTCATTCATAGGGGCGGGTTTAAGGCTCACCTTCGAAGTGCTCGGGCCTGAATACTCACTCTGGATCAACACGCTTCAGCCGGAGCTCTTCACCTTCTTCAGCAGACACGTGAAGATCCCGCCCAGCGAGGAGTTTGTTGAAAAACAGAACGCGGATCAAGGCTTAATGCCGGTGATCCCTGATGAGGCGGTCACGTACGGTTACCAGGCTGAGGATCGCTACATGGTGGAATGCTTCCTGAGGGGCGTGCAGCCGATCGAGAACTGGTACGACGGCCTCCTCATTATGCAGTTGATGATGCTCGCCTACCTTAGCGCTGAAAAGGGGCAGAAGCTCAGCTTCGACCCATCTCTCGTCGAGAACTACATACCTCCAGTGCAGAGGGGGGTCTGGAACCCAAGATCCCCGCTCCTCTGA
- a CDS encoding D-aminoacyl-tRNA deacylase gives MRACLAYSVNDPAGSGIAKAILTLVEFEPTRLQLASEAYKIPRLNAVIAGFNEDVLYFEFLDEVCPADFYLVLSRHSSEAGVKSFTVHHPGNPMRTAVAGGKPLELPPSNPLLSRRLLVSLARRVGKMPGFVVSYEVTHHGPSSLRKPVTFVEIGSSTSEWVLREAHSLVAEAVLDALTSPEELCTIAVGVGGNHYAPIFTRRALEGREAYGHMIASYALKDLDDPELVRRVVREACIKSSVPTNKLVVEKKLKRSWRDAIEEVAAELNLQVEYV, from the coding sequence GTGCGCGCGTGCTTAGCGTACAGCGTCAATGACCCCGCTGGCTCAGGCATTGCGAAGGCCATACTTACGTTAGTTGAGTTTGAGCCAACGAGGCTTCAGCTGGCTTCAGAAGCTTATAAAATCCCGCGCTTAAACGCCGTCATAGCTGGCTTCAACGAGGATGTCCTCTACTTCGAGTTTCTCGACGAAGTGTGCCCCGCGGACTTCTACCTGGTACTCTCGCGCCACTCGAGCGAAGCTGGCGTCAAGTCCTTCACCGTCCACCACCCCGGAAACCCGATGAGAACCGCCGTAGCGGGTGGTAAACCCCTGGAATTACCACCTTCCAATCCACTGCTGTCTAGGCGTCTCTTAGTCTCCCTAGCGAGGAGGGTGGGGAAGATGCCAGGTTTCGTTGTTTCATACGAGGTGACCCATCACGGCCCCTCCTCCCTGCGGAAGCCAGTAACGTTCGTGGAGATAGGCAGCAGTACGAGTGAGTGGGTTCTCCGCGAGGCTCACTCACTTGTGGCGGAGGCAGTATTGGATGCCCTGACCAGCCCGGAAGAGCTTTGCACCATAGCCGTTGGGGTTGGGGGCAACCATTACGCTCCGATTTTCACTAGGCGTGCGCTGGAGGGGCGTGAAGCCTACGGCCACATGATAGCTAGCTACGCTCTCAAGGATCTGGACGATCCCGAGCTCGTGCGGAGGGTCGTACGAGAAGCTTGCATAAAGAGTTCTGTACCAACGAACAAGTTAGTGGTGGAGAAGAAGCTCAAGCGGTCTTGGCGCGACGCTATTGAAGAAGTAGCTGCGGAACTCAACCTTCAGGTCGAGTACGTCTAG
- a CDS encoding cyclophilin-like family protein, whose protein sequence is MYIKVDFGERGDVVIWVDSDLKGLPFDSVARRWKHEIYFEVPLDVQGEEEVIAERGMFAYWRQGRALCIFHGFSQPYAPIVKLGFVVGSPDVLYAVEDGTPVRVSEHVDYGREGEIASALRSRGLKAASHSWEGEERVGVLVEGAEARLGVEVFVEDGGFYAETQTLAFFDQSPSTLAFYRMLKRELAPTGIRPDVNDEGFMVLTCCPSSIEELARDLKRLLSAYIYAEKAMETFYAVRRPA, encoded by the coding sequence GTGTACATTAAGGTGGACTTTGGGGAGAGGGGGGACGTGGTCATCTGGGTTGACAGCGATCTGAAGGGTTTACCCTTCGACAGCGTGGCACGGCGTTGGAAGCACGAGATCTACTTCGAGGTTCCGCTTGACGTGCAGGGAGAGGAGGAGGTGATTGCGGAAAGAGGCATGTTCGCCTATTGGAGGCAAGGCCGAGCACTCTGCATATTCCACGGCTTTAGTCAGCCTTACGCTCCCATTGTGAAGCTGGGATTCGTGGTTGGAAGCCCCGATGTTTTGTACGCTGTCGAGGACGGAACTCCAGTTCGTGTTAGCGAGCACGTGGACTACGGAAGGGAGGGCGAGATCGCTAGCGCTCTGAGAAGCAGGGGCTTAAAGGCAGCGTCCCATTCCTGGGAAGGCGAGGAGCGGGTGGGCGTTTTGGTTGAAGGCGCAGAAGCTCGTTTAGGGGTGGAAGTGTTCGTGGAGGATGGAGGGTTCTACGCCGAAACGCAGACGCTCGCCTTCTTCGACCAAAGCCCCTCCACGCTTGCCTTCTACCGGATGCTGAAGCGCGAGCTAGCACCCACCGGTATTAGACCCGATGTGAACGATGAGGGGTTCATGGTTCTGACCTGCTGCCCGAGCAGTATCGAAGAGCTGGCTAGGGATCTCAAGCGCCTGCTATCAGCCTACATCTATGCTGAAAAGGCGATGGAGACGTTCTACGCCGTGCGCAGACCGGCATGA
- a CDS encoding sugar kinase yields MEPVAVCAGEILVDLIPTEVGAYREGLTLEVHFGGAPANVAVGLSKLGVPTAFIGAVGDDAFGEMLIRYLSGEGVFTGWLSVKKARTSLAFVIAKPEGEREFFFYRAPWVRTADCLLEESDVDWEAVKAAKVLHVSGVALSQPPLSETVLRLMEVLRGRGAHVSLDPNFRSDIWLGEVDRAKREFLKAAEYATLITLGFDELLPLLGTEDYKRASSFLLEQRPNLEYVAVRLGSRGAYVVSREGEEVLLEAFRVNVVDTTGAGDAWTAGFITFRLVEGRDLREAVLLANAVAAMKCTRRGATTAMPRRFELKEFLKAHGVSLEV; encoded by the coding sequence GTGGAACCGGTAGCTGTTTGTGCGGGGGAGATTCTCGTCGATCTCATACCAACGGAGGTTGGGGCCTACAGGGAGGGCTTAACTCTCGAGGTGCACTTTGGTGGAGCACCTGCCAACGTAGCTGTCGGGCTATCTAAGCTCGGTGTTCCAACGGCATTCATCGGGGCTGTTGGTGACGATGCTTTCGGAGAGATGCTCATCAGGTACTTGAGTGGGGAGGGGGTTTTCACGGGTTGGCTCTCCGTCAAAAAAGCTCGTACGAGCCTGGCCTTCGTGATAGCCAAGCCAGAAGGAGAGCGGGAGTTCTTCTTCTACAGAGCACCTTGGGTTAGGACGGCTGATTGCTTGCTTGAGGAGAGCGACGTCGATTGGGAGGCTGTAAAGGCTGCCAAGGTATTACACGTGTCGGGGGTAGCCCTCTCTCAACCCCCTCTCTCGGAAACGGTGCTTAGGCTAATGGAGGTTCTGAGGGGGCGAGGAGCGCACGTATCCCTCGATCCCAACTTCAGGAGCGATATATGGTTAGGCGAAGTCGACCGAGCTAAGCGGGAATTTCTCAAAGCGGCCGAGTACGCGACGCTGATCACGCTCGGCTTTGATGAGCTGCTACCTCTGCTGGGCACAGAAGACTACAAGCGAGCCTCCTCCTTCCTTCTCGAGCAGAGACCAAATTTGGAGTATGTAGCGGTCAGGTTGGGGTCAAGGGGTGCTTATGTCGTTTCGCGCGAGGGGGAGGAGGTACTGTTAGAGGCCTTCAGAGTCAACGTTGTTGACACGACGGGCGCTGGGGACGCTTGGACTGCCGGCTTCATAACTTTCCGGCTGGTTGAGGGGCGCGACTTGAGGGAGGCTGTACTGCTGGCTAACGCCGTCGCTGCCATGAAGTGCACAAGGAGGGGGGCGACAACCGCAATGCCTAGGCGTTTTGAGCTAAAAGAATTCCTAAAAGCCCATGGAGTAAGCTTGGAGGTCTAG
- a CDS encoding MarR family transcriptional regulator — translation MVSAPWYRPGFSDAAALLSMMLATLGIPRSCARVLAVLYLSEKPLTSRELAELTGYSRSTISAATRMLASRRMIRKLRRGRHDTYVANIGLSQLLLEAQINLLEHVVKKIGEIRLKINSTLGNKLAAVERELTDLISIFKGE, via the coding sequence ATGGTCTCCGCGCCTTGGTACCGACCGGGTTTTTCCGATGCTGCAGCGCTGCTTTCAATGATGCTCGCGACGCTCGGTATACCGCGAAGTTGTGCCAGAGTACTGGCCGTTCTCTATCTTTCGGAGAAGCCCCTCACCAGCAGGGAGCTTGCGGAACTCACTGGCTACAGCAGATCGACGATATCGGCGGCCACTAGAATGCTTGCAAGCCGCAGGATGATACGTAAGCTGAGGCGGGGGAGGCACGACACGTACGTCGCGAACATCGGTTTATCCCAGTTGCTTCTCGAGGCCCAGATCAACCTGCTAGAGCACGTAGTGAAGAAGATCGGAGAGATCAGGTTGAAAATCAACTCGACACTAGGCAATAAGCTCGCCGCGGTCGAGCGCGAGTTGACTGACCTGATTTCAATATTCAAGGGTGAGTGA